DNA sequence from the Gadus morhua chromosome 21, gadMor3.0, whole genome shotgun sequence genome:
TGTCTACTGTTTAAGCGTTACCGACTGGTTTGTTTTTTACTGGTGAAGCGTTACcgacttgtttgttttttactggTGAAGCGTTACCGACTGGTTTGTTGTCTACTATTTAAGCGTTACTGACTGGTTTGTTTTTTACTGGTGAAGCGTTACCGACTGGTTTGTTGTATACTATTTAAGCGTTACCGACTGGTTTGTTTTTTACTGGTGAAGCGTTACCGACTGGTTTGTTGTCTCCTTGTCTCAGTGCTGGACAGGGGAAAGGCGAAGCATTACCGACTGCGTCGGGGAGAGAACGGCCACTACCACGTGTCGAAGAACAGGCCGTTTGAAACCCTCAAGGAGTTGGTGCAACATTACTCTCTACAAGAAGATGGCCTCTGTGCAAAACTTCTTGAACCATGTAAAAGGGTAAAtgtgttcatatttatttttcctgtAGTGATGGAAATCAATATACCAATCTGAACCTGCTGATTTCAAATTTCTGCCTGATTTTAGTTTCTTCTTTCTTTGCATGTCCTGTTGTGCTTTTGTCCGGGTTCCAGTCGATCTCAATGTGTCAATAGTAGTGAGCCTAATTTAACCTCCACTGTGTCCAGTGAGCGTTCGTTCTGTACTATTGGAGCTGTGTTCTCCAGCTGATCTGGAGCTAACTCCGGCCTCCTTCCAGATGGAAGCGCCCCAGACCCACGGCCTCTCGTACCAGGACCAGTGGGAGATCCCCCGCAGCTCTCTGAGGCTGCTGAAGAGGCTGGGAGCCGGGCAGTTCGGGGAGGTCTACGAGGGCCTCTGGAACAACACCACGCCAGTAGCTGTGAAGACACTGAAACCGGGTAAGCAGGCTAAGCTAGGCGGCTACTCCACTTAGGAGCAAGCTAACCTACCGCCACCTGCTAAGCTAACCTACCGTCACCCTGCTAAGCTAACCTACCGTCACCCTGCTAAACTAACCTACCGTCACCCTGCTAAGCTAACCTACCGTCACCCTGCCAAGCTAACCTACCGTCACCCTGCTAAGCTAACCTACCGTCACCCTGCTAAGATAACCTACCGTCACCCTGCCAAGCTAACCTACCGTCACCCTGCTAAGCTAACCTACTGTCACCCTGCTAAGATAACCTACCGTCACCCTGCTAAGCTAACCTACCGTCACCCTGCTAAGATAACCTACCATCGGCCGGCTAAGATAACCTACTGCACCCTGCTAAGCTAACCTACTGCCAGCCTGCTAAGCGACCCTATTACCATATGTTGAAATATGCTACTACTACCAAGCTATGCTAAGCACTTAACCCGCTAAGGGGACCCCAACCTCCACCCCGTTGAGGAAACTAGATGCTATGAGCCACTGTGACCGCGCTGATCTTGCCAGCCGAGTTAAAGGATGTCTAGACGTTTCGGAGAGATTACAGTCGAGGCCGCGCATGCGCCTCCACTCCCTGTACTGATCCTAACTTCTGGTGGCTCTGCCAGGAACCATGGACTCTGAGGACTTCCTCCGGGAGGCCCAGATCATGAAGAAGCTGCGCCACCCGAAGCTCATCCAGCTGTACGCCGTGTGCACCCTCGAGGCGCCCATCTACATCATCACCGAGCTCATGAGCAACGGCAGCCTCCTAGAGTTCCTCCAAAGTAAGAGCCCCCAGCTTTATTAAAGCCATTTATTAAGCCAGTGCTGATTGCATTCTTCCTGCTAAATTCCTTCGAAGTAGGCGTAGCTATAGAAGTCCCTCAAATAATTGCGCCCTgcttcaaatgaaaaaaaaaaaaatcaagcaaACACTGATTGTATTTTAGCTTCAGAATTCCTCCGCTTTTGAGAAGGAAGTGTTGGGCATGCTTCAGAATCCCTCCAAAGTAAGGGCGCCCTGCCGTTGTTTTACCAAACAACCAGCTgagcttagggttagggctagtgGTACCTACAGGTTCACCTTGTCATTCCAGGGCGCTGATTCTTGGCTCCCATGTGTAGGATGCCACATAATGTGACTTTGAAGACTACTGGCATCTCAGAGCCTATACTTAACTTAAACTGGTTTGGGGCCAGGCTGGAAGAGGGAGGACAGCTACAATCTCTTAAGCCCTCAGCTCTTcatggtgatgtgtgtgttgatgtttgtgGCGCCGTGTACACAGTGCATGTTTGGCCGAGGGCCGCTGCGAAACATTCAGGTAAACCTTCCTGTGTATTTTCAGTGACGTCACAATGCAGATTATTTTATGTCAATTTGCAGGTCCTAATTTAATTTTTCTCCTAGAATATTTATTGCATGGCCAGCTGCTATCTGGCTGATAACAGATCGGCCTCCAGGTTTATCATTGGAAGAGGCTGCCTCTACATTATGACCTGATGCATTGTCCTGTCAGAGGCCCGGGTCTCAGATCGGTCCAGGGTGTGAGGtcacggggggtggggggggggggggtgtcactgACCGGGCAGGGTGATGGCGGCTGTCACACCGACCGCCCGTTGGATCGACGTCAGCGGCAGGCCTTACTGTAACTCACCACTCAGGCCTTACTGTAACTCACCACTCAGGCCTTACTGTAACCCACCACCCAGGCCTTACTGTAACTCACCACCCAGGCCTTACTGTAACTCACCACTCAGGCCTTACTGTAACTCACCACCCAGGCCTTACTGTAACTCACCACCCAGGCCTTACTGTAACTCACCACCCAGGCCTTACTGTAACTCACCACCCAGGCCTTACTGTAACTCACCACCCAGGCCTTACTGTAACTCACCACCCAGGCCTTACTGTAACTCACCACTCAGGCCTTACTGTAACCCACCACTCAGGCCTTACTGTAACCCACCACTCAGGCCTTACTGTAACCCACCACTCAGGCCTTACTGTAACCCACCACCCAGGCCTTACTGTAACTCACCACCCAGGCCTTACTGTAACTCACCACCCAGGCCTTACTGTAACCCACCACCCAGGCCTTACTGTAACCCACCACCCAGGCCTTACTGTAACTCACCACCCAGGCCTTACTGTAACTTACTGCgacaatacaagataaagtaaatagGATAGTAAAAAGTAGTGAAAGTAATATGATCGTAGCACTGATGCGTCGGGTTATTACAATTTTTATGCCTGATAATATTGGGTAACAGGGCGTTCCCAGATGTCCCGACATCACAAAGCAATCGATCTTTACCCCAAACCGTTGCTTTACTCGTTCATTAATATCATGTTCACTGGGACGGTTAGTTAGACCTAAGTGAGAGTCCTTCattcattgtgtgtctgtgtgtgtgtctgtgtgcatgtgtgcgcagaGGACAACGGGAGCAAGCTGGGCATCAGAGACCAGATCGAAGTGGCGGCCCAGGTGGCGTCGGGGATGGCGTTCCTGGAGCTGCAGAACTTCATCCACCGAGACCTGGCGGCACGCAACGTCCTGGTCGGGGAGAACAACGTCTGCAAGGTGGCCGACTTCGGACTGGCCCGCGTGTTCATCGTAAGAATATGGACTACATTACCCATTCAAACACAAATTCACACGAGTGTCGAGACACCTAGACACTCtaccaacccgctctacctcctgagccaaatGCCCAGAaagcttctgtgtgtgtacgggaACACTGTGATGAACACTGCGGGGGTCTGGTTTGGTCACCTGCCACCCTAAAAACGTGTTTTTGGCAGAGTTTGCGGCTCCTACAGGTCATTTGGTTAATACCTTGATGGTCAATATTTCTGGCCGATCATAGAAAAGTAACAGTTACTTTTTTCTCAAGTATGGCCTGTGCTAAAGGGTTGATGTCATGTTTTTtcgacttttccctttgctttagactgttaTATGATGTATATATGCATGTTGTACGTCTGCTAAACTAGAGAAATCGAAGTCcgagccagggggagtattcGCGCCCATCGAGAACGCCCCCTCAATATAAGGACTCTTTATATTGACGTCAAACGATCGTTTGCGCTCAAAATGTGCTTCTGTAAGATTGTGACGTCAGAGTGGGAAATGTGCAGTGGGAAATGAACAGTGAAAATTATAAGGGGTATTTCTAACATAGAgggcctaaccctaactctaaaaAGGcctgatatgggatctttaatgtTGTTCCTCAAGGTGGAGAACGAGGACTACTACGTAGCCAGAGAAGGCACCAAGTTCCCGGTCAAGTGGACGGCCCCGGAGGCCATCCACAACGGCAAGTTCACCATCAAGTCCGACGTGTGGTCCTTTGGGATCCTGCTGCACGAGATCATCACCTTCGGCCAGATGCCCTACCCGAGTAAGACCCCATGACCCTCCTAGTCAGCTGTACCGGCAATACTGGAAGCATGTCGACCAATCATGATTATAGATTGATGATTCGGTTTCTTTGCTCATATCCAAATGTCTAACCTAGAAATGTATGAAAGCAGAATAGCATTCTTGACTCAAATGGGACTGTTGTCTTTAAAGCTAGGGAAGGCCATTTTTTAAAAGGATGGTCATATTTGTTAATTCTGTTGACAACCCAACGATTTGGTTGGCctacctgtctgcctacctgtctgcctacctgtctaccgacctacctgtctacctacctacctgtctacctacccTGCACGGCCTTGGCCCGGGCTCTCCTCCAAAAGGCTAGGCAGGCCAGTGGCTAAAGCCAGCGAGATAGGcatgttttgggggagtggctttggagggaggcctgCAGGGAAGGCTGATGTTTGATTCATTTGGGAACTTTGAAGAGGTGAAATCAGGCCACCAGgtctgagtgtgattagctggtaCATGCCGTTTGAAAAACTGGCTTTTCCTGTGCCCTAGTGACATCACTAGGGGGTGTGTCcagatgagcaacatttgccACATTCCACTGGGTAGgatggtagactgatctatccatgATGCATCTAAgttgacacgcccacttgtgatgtctcTAAGGCACAGGGAAAGGTAGATTTTCAAATGGCCTGTAAGTGCTTCTCACACTGACACCTGGGGACATGATATGGCCCCTCTTAAGTGTAGCCTACTCGTGCTGATTTCTCCCAGTTGCCTACCTGCTTTTACTCTTGCATTGCAATCGTCCAAATACTATCGGTAATGGGGTTGATACAatccatttacatttttacatttacatttagggcatttagcagacgcttttatccaaagtgacttacaataagtacatttgtcataagaagtgcatcaatatatcgctgtcggtacagaaaggatgttcatagaaccaagtgcaagtacaacaatcgctaggataaccaattccccgtgttacagccatgatggcagctactgcagttgctacagctactgcagttgctacacagttaagtaccaATCCCTACACTGGATTGGTCCCTAATCCTCTACCTTCGgatgccccccctcccagacatGTCCAACTTGCAGGTGGTCTCCAAGGTGCCCACGGGGTACAGGATGCCCGCGCCCCCCCACTGCCCTAAGATGATGTACGCGATCATGCAGGACTGCTGGAAGGCAGAGGAGCAGGACCGGCCCACCTTCGAGACGCTGCAGTGGAAACTGGAGGGCTACTTTGACCAAGACGTGACGTCCTACGACGACGCTAACCGCTACTAGGGGCACGGACCGCCCAACGGGAACTCTAACCCGCTGACGCTTGGTCGGGCGGCAAAGGGGGAATCGAGTCACTCGATTGTCGAGGAAAAAGTGGAATTGTTTTTAATGATGCTGTACAACTTAATTTGAAGCACATTGCCAACCGAACAATTGCTGTTTGAATGAAGGATCATGTCCCGTGCTACTGCGTTGTGTTATCGCTCGTTGTAACCGACCCCAGGAGGAGCGACGGGGTGCGCGTCCGGGCGTTTGAGTGGTTCACTCGTTGGTGTTCATTTTGTGACGACTCGATGCACTTTAGATGGTGAGCGAGGACGCGTTCCTGTCCGGTTGGTCAGGTGTACGTTCCCCTCGGCTTGTGGAGAACAACGATGAGGTCTAGAACCCGTGGGTCAAAGTGGAGCAGCTCGCTACGCTGTGGCTACGACGACATGGGGAACCAGTTCGGCATAGCGCACATTCTCTGCATTGTTTGCGTGTCAGAGCGATGCGTAAACAAAGAACTGAGGTGTATGTAAGGGTTAATTTGAACactgcctcctcctctattATGATGACGATGAAGAGAACCTGCGCAACAATTATTCCCCGCTCTAGAAGCACAGTATTCTCGAAAGCCTTTTTTAGGTGATCAGAAATGTTAGTGTTTAAGTTAATATGTTGGTGTCATGAAGGTGAAAATGGGTTTAAAAACGTATTGATGGCTTCATTTATTTATGCCAGTTCACTATCGACATCCTGTGAAATGGATTCGATGTATACTAATTATACAAACCTATATATTTGACCTTGATATGTAATGGTTCCTTGACGATAAGATCGCTTTGAGGTTAGGTTGATAACCCGTCAGTGTAATCAAGTTATCTGAGAAACACGTTGACTGTCTTGTATTGTCTAATCAGATGGTGTTGATAAACGCAGTGCCGGAGATTAAACCGTATCACATTTGAATTCACTGTTGTAAATGTTTTACCTTGAAGTAGGTTGAACAAATCTTATTAACACTGGCCAATGTTTCAAGGTCtttaaatgtataatttgtTTTAGCACTGATATTTCTTATGCAAaatgattattaaaataattttATTTAGTAGGATTTGAGGATTTGAGTATTATCTAAGGCTTACCTAGTTTAGTTCATTCGAAAATCTGCATGATATTCATATTTGAGAGACCGACTAACTTTGCCATATGAATCCTAAACGCAACGTCTCAACTCACCACATGATGGCGGTGGTGCTCTCCCTATTTCTGTAACAAGTTCGCCCACTACGTGCACACAGTCTACTTTGACAAGAAGTTTGTGGAAATGGCCGGTCTGGCCTGAACTTCAGCAAAACAATCAAGTGGTGAGAGCTACTTTGAGCTGAATAGTTCGTTCCCCACGCCTCTGCATCACGGAAAGCACCAATCGACGTTTTTAATAGGCTACTGGTAAACACAGTGCCCTTATaccatgaggcccctggttccCAGTCCCCTTATACCATGACACCACTGGTTACCAGTCCCCTTATGATGCAAATGGTAAACCAGTAAGGATGGCCCAGAAATACAGTTTCATGTTTCAGACGCTGCCTTTGAGACGCAAGTATGATAAAGCCACGGTCAAAATGTAACTTTTTCCAAAAATTAAATGATCCTTTTCTGGGGTCCCCTGGTGTTTAAATATTCCCATTCCATCCCCACTCTAAATGAGAGACCAGGAATCAATGCGTTCTAATTGGAAACAGACAAGGCTGTTGGACAGTTCCCTCCGTTAAGGGCGTATCCATCATCGGAGAATGGGTCTCATCCCGACCCAGACGACGGCGGTTCAGCGGCTGCTCTGCCGCCCCAGAGGAACACGGGCCGTCCGGCTCCTTCACAGGCtgctgaggaggaggcggggtcaaCGCCTCCGGGAGCGCATGGGTTCACGTCCCAGCTTATAGATGAGTGAtgatatatttagatattttttACTTTAGTTTTTATTTAAACAGCCTAACAAATCATACATAAATATACTATTAATTACAGATGTGGATTTCTGAAAGATATGCGGCAGGCTTTTAATGACGTTCGTGAATCTTAAACACTACTTTGTACCTTTTAAGTACAAGTCTTAAGAAGCATAGAGGGCTAAGCAATGGCTAAGAGTGCAGCAGGTTGCTGCCCTCTTAAAACAGGAAGACCACACACCACTCTGAAACGATTCTACTTTGTAAAGCATAACAATCTTCTGTTCATGTTTGGTGTTCCAAAAGCAGGCGGGATGGGACGCCTTGGCGGACATGTTGGAGTTCAGGACCGTGGACTCTTCTCTCCTGTCACGGCTTCATTCTGATGGGCAGCAAATTACCCAGAATCCCACTGTGTCCCCATATGGATCACCATCTTAATCAGCCCCTCCCAGGGAGGGCGCTAACGAGATGAGACCCCGCCCCTCAAACACAAAACCAGTTGTACCAAGATAGTTACCAAGTTACCAAGTTACCAAGATATTAATGATAGTATGATGGTTGAAGATAGTGttttacatacacacagtgtTAAAAGATTGTGGGagtatttgttatttattttagacGCTGTATTTATAATCCTCCTGAAATGTCACATAATGAGCTGAAAGAACCAGAGTAGACTGTTGAAGAAATTGAACAGCAAAAGGGTTTTATGGCTCCCCTTGTGGTCGGTCCGTCCAGCGACCGGTGAACTTCATCAAGTGCTCAACAGCCCCTGTTAGTTTGGAGAACGAAGCAGACAACAGAAGCTAATCAAACGCTTGTGTTTCACCGAGCAAATAAATGGCTGAACAACAGCCAGTTATGTCCCTCTGCACCTCGGGACAATAAAATATATCTGCCAAGCCCAGTACTCTCTGACATTGCCAGCAGATGTCCAAGTCCATCACACAGTGTTCAAGGTCTGCCATGACCGGTGGCAGTGCTGGCCAAGAAAGCACTCGCTGTATCCAATCGTCtgcaggcctctctctctctctctctctctctctctctctctctctctctctctctctctctctctctctctctctctctcgctcattcattcttgttctctctcattctcgttctctctctcttgttctctatcGCTCATTcattcttgttctctctctctctctctctctctctctctctctctctctctctctctctctctctctctctctctctctctctcaataaccTTCAACTCGGATATCCATCGTTGTTCGTTCGTTCGTCCGCTTGAAGGAGCAGCAGCATTGTTAATAGAACAGGATGCTGTTGTATTTTTACCACCAGTGAACCACATGGCTGGACGCGCTGTGGTGATGAAGGGTGTTTCTGCAGCAGTGCTCCTGTACATGAATCAAACTGATGGTGGTTGTTGAGTCCACATTGGCCGGTGTAGTTGGAGGTCCTCCCAACACAGCAAGGCCAACAGGGGAAGGAGTTTCATTCTCAAAACGTGAAATAGATTTCACAATTCACTGTGGTCATCCCCTGAacttgagttcgccctgcacaagggtctggagaactGCAATAAGTTTCTTTCTAATTCCGATACGTTTTTTTGCGgtagccaatcaccaagctggctattccccttggcgcgctatcggctggtttaacacaatgacgacagggaggcgacggcaagcagccaatcgcgtacagagtcagttcaactaggcccgttgatcacgcctcttgtgctgatgAAAATGACAGTAGCTTCCCCGGACGAATGTTCAATCTACGATTAAGCTTGGTGTGGCAAATAGCCAGACTACTTAACTTCACCAATACCCCTGGATATTGGAGTCTGTGGCTCCCCATGTTTATAACCTGTtatcatccccctcctcctcatgtcccgctcctcctcatgtccccctcctcctcatgtccccgtctcctcctcatgtccccgtcccctcctcctcagagttCAGTGGAACCAGAGTTCAGTGGAACCAGGGTTCAGTGGAACCAGAGTTCAGTGGAACCAGGGTTCAGAGGAACCAGAGTTCAGTGGAACCAGAGTTCAGTGGAACCAGAGTTCAGTGGAGCCAGAGGAACTAGAGTTCAGTGGAGCCAGAGTTCAGATGAGCCGTTAGACTTGAGGACGTGTGTTGGCTGCCCGTAGGAGACTCGTCCTCCGAGTGGACAACAGGTCTTCGGTGGTCCGCGCTGCTCAGCAGGAACTCAGGGTTGGGCCTTAGAAATGGGAAtaccatttctaccccttaccccttccccatacccttcccccttgttttgaaggggtaaggggaaggggtaaggggtagaaatgggattgggcctcagtCTGCTTGACAGACAGGTAAGCAGGCAGATGACTGCCttttaccaccaccacctccaggctTTCATAAGCCACGTGCCGACGTCCTGGAGGaaacagaatcagaatcagagttactttgatcacatcttattGTACAGGTACAAAGGAGTAACATTTTTAGGCTGGGTTCCTCAACATGCAGATAGTAGCAACCATACAATATAAAGTAAATAAGAAGAAGTACAAATATAAA
Encoded proteins:
- the frk gene encoding tyrosine-protein kinase SRK2, yielding METRFQDLREACRSCCSACLSYFKKAPPDSRPGLSKGDIEILAPQPRVPGLAPEAVKYVYVALFDYAARTEDDLSFNTGDKLEALDKSAGDWWVARALTGLSVNQQGYIPSNYVAPVESIESEPWYFPDTKRLDAEKQLLAGGNKHGAFLIRNCESQRGELSLSVLDRGKAKHYRLRRGENGHYHVSKNRPFETLKELVQHYSLQEDGLCAKLLEPCKRMEAPQTHGLSYQDQWEIPRSSLRLLKRLGAGQFGEVYEGLWNNTTPVAVKTLKPGTMDSEDFLREAQIMKKLRHPKLIQLYAVCTLEAPIYIITELMSNGSLLEFLQKDNGSKLGIRDQIEVAAQVASGMAFLELQNFIHRDLAARNVLVGENNVCKVADFGLARVFIVENEDYYVAREGTKFPVKWTAPEAIHNGKFTIKSDVWSFGILLHEIITFGQMPYPNMSNLQVVSKVPTGYRMPAPPHCPKMMYAIMQDCWKAEEQDRPTFETLQWKLEGYFDQDVTSYDDANRY